A single Filimonas effusa DNA region contains:
- the ric gene encoding iron-sulfur cluster repair di-iron protein: MQWQASAAVWSEITVGQIVAQDIRKAEILKSMGIDFCCGGKKKLKDVCAEKELDLEQVKAALSVAPATGGADKNDYVNWSASFLVDYIYNQHHLYYYNNLPLINELLNKVAGKHGDRNPELLRLHRYFGQLQQELNEHFLKEEQVLFPAIKQLSAAAGKGSVAQGAISLNAPIGVMEADHEMAGELLESMASITNNFTPPPGACNSYALLFAKLKDLRDDLHMHVHLENNILFPKALALQEQTLVSAHL, from the coding sequence ATGCAATGGCAAGCATCTGCTGCAGTATGGAGTGAAATTACCGTAGGACAAATAGTCGCCCAGGATATCCGCAAAGCGGAAATATTGAAATCAATGGGTATAGATTTCTGCTGCGGCGGCAAGAAAAAACTGAAAGACGTATGCGCTGAAAAAGAATTGGATCTCGAACAGGTAAAAGCAGCGCTTTCCGTAGCTCCCGCTACCGGGGGAGCCGATAAAAACGACTATGTGAATTGGAGCGCTTCTTTCCTGGTAGATTACATCTACAATCAGCACCACCTGTACTATTACAACAACCTTCCTCTCATCAACGAACTGTTGAATAAAGTGGCCGGTAAACATGGAGATCGTAACCCTGAACTGTTAAGGTTACACCGTTACTTCGGACAGCTGCAGCAGGAGTTGAATGAGCACTTCCTGAAAGAAGAACAGGTGCTGTTTCCTGCCATCAAACAACTGAGCGCAGCAGCCGGCAAAGGCAGCGTCGCCCAGGGTGCCATAAGCCTCAACGCCCCCATTGGCGTTATGGAAGCCGATCACGAAATGGCAGGCGAACTGCTCGAATCAATGGCATCCATTACCAACAACTTTACACCACCTCCCGGCGCCTGCAATAGCTATGCATTGTTATTCGCCAAACTCAAAGATCTTCGCGACGACCTGCACATGCATGTTCATCTCGAAAACAATATTCTCTTCCCCAAAGCCTTAGCCCTCCAGGAGCAAACGCTTGTTTCAGCCCATTTATAA
- a CDS encoding SDR family oxidoreductase, giving the protein MIRKVGDREDTLIGKVVVITGASSGAGRCIALQLAERKAHLVLAARNLAVLEELALLCRDFGAEVLVIETDVTDYNAMQSLALKAFEWKQCIDVWINNAGVLAAGSFEEMPWESHEKVVHTNLLGYMSAAHVVLPYFKKQKAGMLINNISVGGFIPVPFAGAYTAAKFALRGFFESLKGELAGWHDIHIVDLFAAFLDTPGIQHAANYTGKVLKPAPPVSHPRVIARAVEAAIRHPRIPARYPGTGALLFKVAYSVMPHLLTRFTAAIMKTYFANAPPAVNTNGNLFDTVHFSMAVNAGADATRQKPKQWVRSGLLYTGIALSLYLLLGKRKLA; this is encoded by the coding sequence ATGATCAGGAAAGTAGGGGACAGGGAAGATACTCTCATCGGTAAAGTTGTAGTTATCACAGGCGCGTCCAGCGGGGCAGGCCGTTGTATTGCATTGCAGCTTGCAGAACGGAAAGCGCATCTGGTATTGGCAGCCCGTAATCTGGCGGTTTTAGAGGAATTGGCACTCCTGTGCCGTGATTTCGGTGCAGAGGTCCTGGTAATAGAAACAGATGTAACTGATTATAACGCAATGCAATCACTGGCGCTGAAAGCCTTTGAATGGAAACAGTGTATCGATGTATGGATAAATAACGCCGGTGTACTGGCTGCAGGTTCCTTTGAAGAAATGCCTTGGGAAAGCCATGAAAAAGTGGTACATACCAACCTGTTGGGGTATATGAGCGCTGCGCATGTTGTCCTCCCTTATTTTAAAAAGCAGAAGGCAGGAATGCTTATCAATAACATCTCTGTCGGAGGGTTTATTCCAGTGCCTTTCGCAGGTGCTTACACGGCAGCAAAGTTTGCATTGAGAGGCTTTTTTGAGTCGCTGAAAGGCGAGCTGGCAGGCTGGCATGATATTCATATTGTGGATCTTTTTGCTGCGTTTCTTGACACACCCGGGATACAGCATGCTGCCAATTACACCGGCAAGGTCCTGAAACCTGCCCCGCCGGTGTCTCATCCCCGCGTAATTGCCAGGGCAGTGGAAGCAGCCATTCGTCATCCCCGGATCCCCGCCCGCTATCCCGGTACAGGTGCATTGCTGTTTAAAGTTGCCTACTCAGTTATGCCTCATTTGCTCACAAGGTTCACAGCCGCAATAATGAAAACCTATTTCGCCAATGCACCGCCCGCAGTCAATACGAATGGAAATCTTTTCGATACGGTCCACTTCTCCATGGCAGTTAATGCTGGTGCAGATGCCACCCGGCAAAAGCCAAAACAATGGGTGCGATCGGGTCTTCTTTATACAGGAATAGCCTTAAGCCTGTACCTGCTTTTGGGAAAGCGTAAACTGGCATAA
- a CDS encoding Gfo/Idh/MocA family protein, with the protein MVTEQKKLGVAVVGLGKYCREELMPALQQTQSCFLAGIVTGHDDKKQEIQRQYALEEKNCYTYDTFDDIADNPGIDIVYVALPNAMHAEYVIRAAKAGKHVICEKPLARNLNECYNMASAVEEAGVRCSMGYRLHFDPYHQELMRLGQQQVFGAIKEMTLLNSMKITDPAAWRLNKDLAGGGPLMNNGIYCVQAAMYISGQLPVAILAEYLPATDKRSLRGVEEGIRWQMDFDSGMTAACETGFSKNQNLIQVQAETGWFELAPAFEYRGLKGAFSGGLIHFPEVNQQARQMDDFAECIIYNKPSRAPLNMGIRDMKIVEAIYESAESGKRIQLNLSEYAFLPEI; encoded by the coding sequence ATGGTAACTGAACAAAAAAAATTGGGTGTTGCAGTAGTGGGCCTGGGAAAATATTGCCGCGAAGAATTGATGCCGGCATTACAACAAACGCAAAGCTGCTTTCTCGCAGGCATTGTTACCGGCCATGACGATAAAAAACAGGAGATCCAACGGCAATACGCGCTTGAAGAAAAAAATTGCTATACCTATGATACCTTTGATGATATAGCTGATAACCCCGGAATAGATATTGTTTATGTCGCCTTGCCCAATGCCATGCACGCCGAATATGTGATAAGAGCGGCTAAAGCAGGTAAACACGTTATTTGCGAGAAACCACTCGCACGTAATCTCAACGAATGTTATAATATGGCCAGCGCTGTTGAAGAAGCCGGCGTGCGCTGCTCCATGGGATATCGCCTTCATTTCGATCCTTATCACCAGGAATTGATGCGCTTGGGCCAGCAGCAGGTCTTTGGCGCAATAAAGGAGATGACGCTCCTTAATAGTATGAAAATAACGGACCCGGCCGCATGGCGGTTAAATAAAGATCTCGCCGGCGGAGGCCCCCTCATGAACAATGGTATTTACTGCGTACAGGCTGCAATGTATATCTCAGGACAGTTACCGGTTGCCATATTAGCCGAATATCTGCCCGCAACAGATAAAAGGTCGCTTCGCGGGGTAGAAGAAGGTATCCGCTGGCAAATGGATTTCGACTCAGGAATGACAGCAGCCTGCGAAACCGGCTTCTCAAAAAACCAAAACCTCATCCAGGTTCAGGCAGAAACCGGTTGGTTTGAACTCGCTCCGGCATTTGAATACAGGGGACTTAAAGGCGCATTCTCCGGAGGCTTAATTCACTTCCCTGAAGTCAACCAGCAGGCCAGGCAAATGGATGATTTTGCCGAATGCATTATCTACAACAAACCCAGCCGTGCACCTTTGAATATGGGTATCCGCGATATGAAGATCGTCGAGGCTATTTATGAATCCGCTGAGTCGGGCAAGCGTATTCAACTAAACCTCTCCGAATATGCTTTCCTGCCTGAGATCTGA
- a CDS encoding sugar-binding domain-containing protein, translating to MKYLSFALLVLTSFSVCAQEPFASAAASDYRQRIDLKGEWQFAIDAANKGIQERWFLKDLPDRISLPGTMDEGHKGRLNKDTSTMHLNRLYLYEGAAWYRKKVIIPKSFRQKHSRLLLERTKSTMVWIDGKAAGSSCLLQSPQEFDISSQLTPGEHFITIRVDNSLKLTPYGNVHIYSDDTQTNWNGIIGQLFLEASAQQYIKDLQVYPDIAKQSVQIRMRLANTGSKQQAMVKLLIKKQEHDTIRQLLPVYIPLTTQDSVIVINHSLAEDCSLWDEYRQPLYELTAIVKTGKTEDALSASFGMRRFEARGTQFNINGNTCFLRGKHDACVFPLTGHPPMDVEGWLRVFNIAKSYGINHYRFHSYCPPEAAFTAADRTGMYLQVELPFWGGLDSDTVAEKLKQEGRGMLKYYANHASFVLFSHGNEIWGGHKRAERNIAALKQYDSRPLYTLGSNVNIGYYPPSVGSDFFVGARTPSAGDTILTHTRLTHAFPDSREGGLLNTRQPSTMLNFRYAVSQLKVPIISHETGQYQVYPDYSEVTKYTGVLKPWNLEIFRNRLQKAGMIAQAGDFQKASGAWAALCYKAEMEAALRTEGFGGFQLLDLQDFPGQGTALVGILDAFMDSKNVISSKEWLQSCNDVTLLAEFPKYVWTNGEQFHAKVRVANYSNKHFPGPVNWEMRQGADVIAQGVLQPASLPKGGLTTAGVITIPFEKIATATRLQLNLFMKDHGYTNSYPIWVYPEVQEAVKAGDILVTSKYDDKAKALLAKGGKVLLFPEAADVKDNSLPGLFPPEFWNWEMFKSISESSRKPVSPGTLGLLMNPEHPLFKLFPTDFHTNWQWFSIVKGSRPLILDQTPSSFKPLVQVIDNLQRNHKLGLIFEFRAGGGKLLVCMAELPKLLQYAAANQLYRSILSYMQSADFDPVFEYNGGLPERKL from the coding sequence ATGAAATACCTCAGTTTTGCGTTGCTTGTTCTTACCAGCTTTTCAGTTTGTGCGCAGGAGCCTTTTGCCAGTGCTGCTGCCAGTGATTATCGCCAGCGAATAGACCTGAAAGGAGAATGGCAGTTTGCCATTGACGCTGCCAATAAAGGCATACAGGAGCGATGGTTTTTAAAAGACCTGCCTGACCGGATATCGTTGCCGGGCACCATGGATGAAGGCCATAAGGGCAGGCTGAATAAGGATACCAGCACCATGCATCTTAACCGTTTATACCTTTATGAGGGTGCCGCCTGGTATCGCAAAAAAGTTATCATACCCAAATCATTCCGCCAAAAACACAGCAGGTTGTTATTGGAGCGCACCAAAAGCACAATGGTGTGGATTGACGGGAAAGCCGCAGGCAGTTCGTGTTTGTTACAATCGCCGCAGGAGTTTGATATCAGCAGCCAGCTTACCCCGGGCGAGCACTTTATAACGATAAGAGTTGACAACAGCCTGAAATTAACTCCTTATGGCAATGTGCATATTTACTCCGACGATACACAGACCAACTGGAACGGCATTATAGGCCAGCTGTTCCTGGAAGCTTCTGCGCAGCAATATATTAAAGACCTGCAGGTATACCCCGATATAGCCAAACAAAGCGTACAAATAAGGATGCGGCTGGCAAACACCGGCAGCAAGCAACAGGCAATGGTAAAGCTGCTAATTAAAAAACAGGAGCATGATACTATCAGGCAATTGCTGCCCGTATATATTCCGCTGACAACCCAGGATTCAGTGATTGTCATCAATCATTCGCTGGCGGAAGACTGCAGTTTATGGGATGAATACCGGCAACCGTTATATGAGTTGACAGCCATCGTTAAAACCGGTAAAACGGAAGATGCCTTGTCTGCCAGCTTTGGCATGCGCCGGTTTGAAGCCAGGGGCACCCAATTCAACATTAATGGGAATACCTGTTTTCTCCGGGGTAAACATGATGCATGTGTATTTCCGCTTACCGGTCATCCTCCTATGGATGTTGAAGGCTGGCTGCGCGTGTTCAATATCGCTAAATCATATGGCATCAACCACTATCGTTTTCATTCCTATTGTCCACCGGAAGCTGCTTTTACTGCAGCAGACCGTACCGGGATGTATCTCCAGGTGGAGCTGCCGTTCTGGGGTGGGCTGGACAGTGATACTGTTGCAGAAAAGCTGAAACAGGAAGGCAGGGGGATGCTGAAATATTACGCCAATCATGCTTCTTTTGTGCTATTCTCGCATGGGAATGAAATATGGGGTGGTCATAAACGAGCGGAGCGCAATATAGCAGCCTTGAAACAATACGATAGCCGGCCTTTGTATACACTGGGATCGAATGTGAATATCGGGTATTACCCGCCTTCCGTTGGTTCCGACTTTTTTGTAGGAGCACGTACGCCTTCGGCCGGAGATACCATACTAACACATACCAGGCTTACACATGCTTTCCCGGATTCGAGGGAAGGCGGGTTACTAAATACCAGGCAGCCATCGACCATGCTCAACTTTCGATACGCGGTATCGCAGTTAAAAGTACCTATTATCAGCCATGAGACAGGACAATACCAGGTATATCCCGATTACAGTGAAGTCACGAAATATACAGGTGTATTAAAGCCGTGGAATCTCGAGATTTTCCGCAACAGACTACAAAAGGCCGGTATGATAGCGCAGGCAGGAGACTTTCAGAAGGCGTCCGGCGCCTGGGCGGCCCTTTGTTACAAAGCGGAAATGGAAGCGGCATTACGGACGGAAGGATTTGGAGGATTTCAATTACTTGATCTGCAGGACTTCCCGGGACAAGGAACTGCATTGGTAGGCATCCTGGACGCATTCATGGATAGCAAAAACGTCATCAGTTCAAAGGAGTGGCTGCAATCATGCAATGATGTGACATTGCTGGCGGAATTTCCCAAATATGTATGGACCAACGGCGAACAGTTTCATGCGAAGGTGCGCGTAGCCAATTACAGTAATAAACACTTTCCCGGACCTGTAAACTGGGAGATGAGGCAGGGTGCGGATGTGATTGCCCAGGGTGTATTACAACCGGCCAGCCTGCCCAAAGGAGGACTTACCACAGCCGGGGTTATTACTATTCCATTTGAAAAAATAGCAACGGCTACAAGATTACAACTGAACCTATTCATGAAGGATCACGGATACACCAACAGTTATCCTATATGGGTGTATCCAGAGGTACAGGAAGCCGTTAAGGCGGGTGACATACTAGTAACATCGAAGTATGACGATAAAGCGAAAGCGTTACTGGCAAAGGGCGGGAAGGTATTGCTATTCCCGGAAGCAGCGGATGTAAAGGACAACAGCCTGCCCGGACTGTTTCCACCTGAGTTCTGGAACTGGGAAATGTTCAAAAGCATCAGTGAATCTTCCAGGAAACCGGTATCGCCGGGTACGCTGGGATTATTGATGAACCCGGAGCACCCTTTATTCAAGTTGTTTCCAACTGATTTTCATACTAACTGGCAATGGTTTTCCATTGTAAAAGGAAGTCGCCCGCTGATATTAGATCAAACGCCATCTTCTTTTAAACCATTGGTTCAGGTGATAGATAATTTACAGCGCAATCATAAGCTGGGGCTTATTTTCGAGTTCCGTGCAGGCGGCGGCAAATTGCTGGTATGTATGGCAGAGCTGCCTAAATTATTACAGTATGCAGCGGCTAACCAGCTATACCGATCGATATTGTCGTATATGCAATCGGCAGATTTCGATCCTGTATTTGAATATAACGGGGGTTTACCTGAGAGGAAGCTTTGA
- a CDS encoding acyltransferase family protein → MEANMLSTKPHYPVLDALRGVAAITVLAFHIFEMHATSHHDQIINHGYLAVDFFFLLSGYVIGYAYDDRWHQMSIGQFFRRRIERLQPMVIIGMLIGGALYYFHDSPAFPNIHAVPVWKMLLVMLVGCTLLPLPPSADIRGWGEMHPLNGPGWSLFFEYIANILYGLFARKLSKKILAIVVGLAAAMLIHYAVTSKNGDMVGGWTFNETQLKVGFTRMLFPFFGGLLLCRTAKLIKVKHAFWLCSLLLLAILAMPRIGSKQQLWMNGLYESLAIVLVFPLIVYLGASADAATGRFSSRITKFLGDISYPLYITHYPLIYTYAAWWSRQPKGTPAKEALPAALLCFFSALIIAYACLKLYDEPVRRWLKRKALKTVTA, encoded by the coding sequence ATGGAAGCTAATATGTTGTCAACAAAACCGCACTATCCTGTCCTCGATGCATTGCGCGGAGTCGCCGCCATTACCGTGCTGGCTTTTCACATTTTTGAAATGCATGCCACCAGCCATCACGATCAGATCATTAATCACGGTTACCTCGCAGTAGATTTCTTCTTCCTGCTCTCGGGTTATGTGATCGGTTACGCTTACGACGACCGATGGCACCAGATGTCTATCGGCCAGTTCTTCCGCCGCAGGATAGAACGGCTGCAGCCTATGGTGATAATAGGAATGCTCATAGGCGGTGCTTTATATTATTTCCACGATTCTCCCGCATTCCCAAACATCCATGCAGTTCCCGTCTGGAAAATGTTGCTGGTTATGCTTGTCGGCTGCACACTGCTCCCGCTGCCCCCGTCTGCCGATATTCGGGGCTGGGGCGAAATGCATCCGCTGAATGGCCCCGGATGGTCGCTATTCTTCGAATACATAGCCAACATCCTTTATGGCCTGTTTGCAAGAAAATTATCTAAAAAAATATTGGCAATCGTAGTTGGACTGGCTGCCGCTATGCTCATTCATTATGCCGTTACAAGCAAAAACGGTGATATGGTAGGCGGCTGGACTTTCAACGAAACGCAGCTGAAAGTTGGCTTCACCAGGATGCTCTTTCCTTTTTTTGGAGGCTTGCTTTTATGCCGCACCGCAAAGCTCATAAAAGTGAAACACGCTTTCTGGCTATGTAGCCTCTTGTTGCTCGCTATCCTGGCAATGCCACGTATTGGCAGCAAGCAACAGCTATGGATGAACGGCCTTTATGAATCGCTGGCTATTGTGCTTGTCTTCCCGCTCATCGTTTATCTGGGGGCAAGCGCCGATGCAGCAACAGGTCGTTTCTCTTCCCGTATCACGAAATTCCTGGGCGATATATCATACCCCTTGTATATCACGCATTATCCTCTTATTTATACTTATGCAGCATGGTGGAGCAGGCAGCCAAAAGGCACACCGGCAAAGGAAGCATTGCCCGCCGCACTTTTATGCTTCTTCTCTGCGCTCATCATCGCATATGCTTGCCTTAAACTTTACGATGAACCGGTAAGGCGTTGGCTGAAACGCAAAGCGTTGAAAACAGTTACCGCTTAA
- a CDS encoding DUF2147 domain-containing protein, whose protein sequence is MRYMISAFILALLCSLAAFARPDNDPILGKWTNASGNRVIEFVKNGDGFDAIIRKAEDSSLIGKKQISGLHKKNSTTYSDGTLYLVNQGKTAACSVVMSSPDLIQLTGKMGLFAKSQQWKRLKS, encoded by the coding sequence ATGCGTTATATGATCTCCGCTTTTATCCTTGCACTGCTCTGTTCATTGGCAGCTTTCGCCAGGCCCGATAATGATCCAATCCTGGGAAAATGGACAAATGCCTCGGGTAACCGTGTCATCGAATTTGTGAAAAACGGAGATGGCTTCGATGCCATTATCCGTAAAGCCGAAGATAGCTCCCTCATCGGTAAAAAGCAAATCTCTGGCTTGCATAAAAAGAACAGTACAACATACTCCGATGGTACGCTCTACCTGGTTAACCAGGGTAAAACAGCAGCATGTTCTGTCGTAATGAGTAGTCCCGATCTTATTCAACTAACAGGTAAAATGGGGCTTTTTGCAAAATCACAGCAATGGAAAAGACTGAAAAGCTGA
- a CDS encoding SDR family oxidoreductase: MTTQNKDTQVLVTGGSGFVGSHCILQLLAQGYRVKTTIRNLSKAGAVRDMLREGGATAPDALAFAEADLMNDKGWNEAVAGCDYVLHVASPFPATVPADEDELIIPATRGTLSVLRAARDAGVKRVVVTSSFAAVGYSIDAEDHVFTEDDWTNPNANIAPYIKSKTLAERAAWNFIRQEGGSTALTVINPVGIFGPVLGKDYSTSIQMVQALMSGKMPGTPNLSFGVVDVRDVADLHIKAMLHPDAKDQRFLAVADGGEMTFPEIGSILHEYSASLAKKVPLNVLPNWVVKLASLFKPELKQMVPFLGKKKLISNNKAKTCLGWQPRSKKEMIIDTAESLIKFNLV; this comes from the coding sequence ATGACAACTCAGAATAAAGACACACAGGTATTGGTAACAGGAGGTTCAGGTTTCGTCGGCAGCCATTGTATCCTGCAATTGCTGGCGCAGGGCTATCGTGTTAAAACTACCATCCGAAATCTTTCTAAGGCCGGTGCCGTTCGCGATATGCTCCGGGAAGGAGGCGCTACGGCACCCGACGCGCTTGCCTTTGCCGAAGCCGATCTTATGAACGATAAAGGCTGGAACGAGGCGGTGGCTGGATGCGACTATGTACTGCACGTAGCTTCTCCGTTTCCTGCCACCGTCCCGGCAGATGAAGATGAATTGATTATTCCCGCCACACGGGGAACGCTCAGCGTGTTGCGCGCCGCCCGCGATGCAGGTGTAAAAAGGGTTGTGGTGACCTCTTCCTTTGCCGCCGTTGGCTACAGCATCGATGCGGAGGATCATGTGTTTACAGAAGACGACTGGACTAATCCCAATGCAAACATCGCCCCTTATATAAAATCAAAGACCCTGGCAGAACGGGCCGCATGGAATTTTATCCGGCAGGAGGGAGGAAGCACAGCGTTAACAGTCATCAACCCCGTAGGTATCTTTGGGCCTGTACTGGGAAAAGATTACTCTACTTCTATTCAAATGGTTCAGGCGCTCATGAGCGGCAAAATGCCAGGCACCCCAAACCTTTCTTTTGGCGTGGTTGATGTGCGTGATGTCGCAGATCTGCACATCAAAGCAATGCTGCATCCCGATGCTAAAGACCAGCGTTTCCTGGCGGTAGCCGATGGCGGTGAAATGACCTTTCCCGAAATAGGAAGCATCTTGCATGAGTACAGCGCCAGCCTGGCAAAAAAAGTACCCCTGAATGTCTTGCCCAACTGGGTAGTAAAACTGGCATCTCTGTTCAAACCCGAACTGAAACAAATGGTCCCTTTCCTCGGTAAGAAGAAACTGATCTCTAACAACAAAGCAAAAACCTGCTTAGGCTGGCAACCCAGATCTAAAAAAGAAATGATCATTGATACGGCAGAAAGCCTCATTAAATTCAACCTGGTATAA
- a CDS encoding NAD(P)-dependent oxidoreductase, with product MSTERLGFIGLGSMGHPMAMNLERAGFSLSVYNRTAERAKGFASTTTVCSSISALVQDSTIVFTMLTNDAAVKAVYDEIVKEEIGGKLFVDMSTISPTLSLSIAEALKAKGASLIDAPVAGSTKPATEGSLTIMAGGSADAVKRAYPYLEKMGKLIKHLGENGKGLAAKLSVNYFISILYQGLAETVLFSGKLGIERKDILEIINESASGSGATRVKTPLLVEGNYKPAFALDLMLKDVLLATAAGANYPLSEVLVATYQSAHDAGYGEQDVIGIINHLAAQG from the coding sequence ATGAGCACAGAAAGGCTTGGATTTATAGGACTTGGCAGCATGGGCCATCCTATGGCGATGAACCTGGAGCGGGCTGGATTTAGTTTATCGGTCTATAACAGAACAGCAGAAAGGGCTAAAGGTTTTGCTTCCACAACAACTGTTTGCAGCAGTATAAGCGCGCTGGTGCAGGATAGTACAATTGTTTTCACGATGCTGACCAATGATGCGGCAGTGAAGGCGGTATATGATGAAATCGTAAAAGAAGAGATAGGCGGCAAGTTGTTTGTAGACATGAGCACTATTTCTCCAACGTTGTCATTATCTATAGCGGAAGCATTAAAGGCTAAAGGCGCTTCGCTGATAGACGCTCCCGTTGCGGGCAGCACCAAACCTGCCACTGAAGGCAGTTTAACGATCATGGCAGGCGGCTCTGCTGACGCCGTTAAGCGGGCGTATCCCTACCTGGAGAAGATGGGTAAGCTGATCAAACATCTTGGTGAAAACGGGAAGGGCCTTGCAGCAAAGCTATCGGTGAACTACTTTATTTCCATATTATATCAAGGGCTGGCAGAGACGGTTCTGTTTTCGGGCAAGCTGGGGATAGAGCGGAAGGATATTTTAGAGATCATTAATGAAAGTGCAAGTGGCAGTGGCGCTACGCGGGTAAAGACTCCCCTGCTGGTGGAAGGCAATTACAAACCGGCATTTGCACTGGACCTTATGCTGAAAGATGTTTTACTGGCCACTGCTGCGGGCGCGAACTATCCTTTATCGGAGGTGCTTG
- a CDS encoding Crp/Fnr family transcriptional regulator — translation MLTLDQLIAWGGQLRSYPKGKIIFFEGEEAQYFYMVSSGKVKMFNSNDEGKDFIQGIFYEGDSFGEPPLFTEDKRYPASAIADADAVIIRLSRQQFFDKLPQHYEAHLQITQALANRLRFKTMVSHEIAIHSPEHRLLTMLRYYKSTYGPESGPFEMNLTRQELADLTGLRVETVIRAVKELERKGKLSIENHKIVIQ, via the coding sequence ATGTTAACACTCGACCAGTTAATAGCATGGGGAGGCCAGTTGCGCTCTTATCCTAAAGGAAAGATCATCTTTTTCGAAGGCGAAGAAGCGCAGTATTTCTATATGGTATCCTCAGGCAAGGTCAAAATGTTTAACAGCAACGACGAAGGAAAAGACTTTATCCAGGGCATCTTTTATGAAGGAGATAGTTTTGGCGAACCTCCTTTGTTTACCGAAGACAAACGTTACCCCGCTTCTGCTATTGCCGATGCCGATGCCGTGATAATACGACTGTCCAGGCAACAGTTCTTCGATAAGCTTCCCCAGCATTACGAAGCCCACCTGCAAATAACACAGGCGCTGGCCAACAGGCTGCGTTTCAAAACAATGGTATCGCACGAAATAGCGATTCATTCACCGGAACATCGCCTCCTTACCATGCTCCGTTACTACAAAAGCACCTATGGCCCCGAATCCGGCCCGTTCGAAATGAATCTCACACGCCAGGAACTCGCCGATCTCACCGGCTTGAGGGTAGAAACGGTGATCCGCGCAGTAAAAGAACTTGAACGCAAAGGGAAACTTAGCATCGAGAACCATAAGATCGTAATTCAGTAA
- a CDS encoding TlpA disulfide reductase family protein: MKKSMPFEKLLVLALSLCPLLTSAQQSFSVRGKIDQLKDGNKVFLIYQVDDKQIVDSAIVRQSNFEFKGTLQYPVRSVLCLHKNPYLAKPGKSEKYDFFKFYLEPAAIELTAVDSLKHIRIAGSPVNSQDSVLKMMLQENEARSKALNDEYDALPKEKQKDTAVFNSFVKREQQIFQESFQIHLAFAQKYPESYLALLSLTNIASQPGMADDAEKAFQKLPGKWKNAPLGKTIPIRLAAERNTGIGKTAPGFEQKTATGTTVKLSDYKGKYVLIDFWASWCGPCRQENPNLVKAYNTYHSKGLEILGISLDAAGQRDAWLNAIEKDQLLWTQVTDLKGWDNDAALIYGIRSIPANYLVDPSGKIVAKDLRGEALNRMLSELFK; encoded by the coding sequence ATGAAAAAATCAATGCCATTTGAAAAGCTCCTGGTGCTTGCATTGTCTTTATGCCCGCTGCTAACCAGCGCGCAACAAAGCTTCAGCGTTAGAGGAAAAATAGATCAGTTGAAGGATGGTAATAAGGTCTTTCTTATATACCAGGTAGATGATAAGCAGATTGTCGATTCCGCAATTGTCCGGCAAAGTAATTTTGAATTTAAGGGAACATTACAATATCCTGTACGGTCAGTGCTTTGTCTTCACAAAAATCCATACCTGGCAAAACCCGGGAAAAGTGAAAAATACGACTTCTTTAAGTTTTACCTCGAGCCTGCTGCAATAGAACTAACTGCAGTAGATTCGCTTAAGCATATACGTATTGCAGGCTCCCCCGTCAATAGTCAGGATAGTGTCTTGAAAATGATGCTGCAGGAAAATGAAGCCAGATCCAAAGCCTTGAATGATGAATACGATGCCCTGCCAAAAGAAAAACAAAAAGATACGGCCGTCTTCAACTCCTTTGTAAAACGGGAACAGCAGATCTTTCAGGAGTCCTTTCAAATTCATCTGGCCTTTGCGCAAAAATATCCTGAATCTTACCTCGCACTCTTGTCCCTAACTAACATTGCTTCCCAGCCTGGTATGGCCGACGATGCAGAGAAAGCTTTTCAAAAGCTTCCCGGAAAATGGAAGAACGCTCCCTTGGGTAAAACCATTCCTATACGCCTGGCGGCAGAAAGAAATACAGGTATAGGAAAAACGGCCCCGGGCTTTGAACAAAAAACTGCCACAGGCACCACTGTGAAATTATCCGACTATAAAGGCAAATATGTCTTGATCGACTTTTGGGCAAGCTGGTGCGGCCCTTGCAGGCAGGAGAACCCCAACCTCGTAAAAGCATACAACACCTACCACTCGAAAGGATTGGAGATCCTCGGTATTTCCCTCGATGCAGCGGGTCAGCGCGACGCATGGCTTAATGCAATCGAAAAAGACCAGCTCTTATGGACACAGGTAACAGATCTCAAAGGATGGGATAACGATGCTGCTCTGATTTATGGCATACGTTCCATCCCCGCAAATTATCTGGTAGACCCTTCAGGAAAGATTGTCGCAAAAGATCTTCGTGGAGAAGCCCTGAATCGAATGCTCTCGGAATTGTTTAAATAG